A single genomic interval of Arthrobacter sp. NicSoilB8 harbors:
- a CDS encoding single-stranded DNA-binding protein translates to MSTKIPVNIVGNLVADPELTYGESGVAHAKLRVAVNQRIQGADGTWQDGEPVFHNVSAFRALAENASTSLRKGDPVTVSGELEFRAFEKDGEKREARRIVAETIGPDLRFGTAAYQRSPRAATAPEAEAGAGLQAAPEAAQPAYSIATKGPVEWAPLGGPARNEISL, encoded by the coding sequence ATGAGCACCAAGATTCCGGTCAACATCGTCGGCAATCTCGTCGCCGATCCCGAACTCACGTATGGGGAGTCGGGTGTGGCACACGCCAAACTGCGGGTGGCTGTAAACCAGCGGATCCAAGGAGCAGACGGAACCTGGCAGGACGGAGAGCCTGTATTCCACAACGTCTCGGCATTCCGGGCGCTCGCCGAGAATGCCTCGACGTCCCTTAGGAAGGGCGACCCCGTCACCGTTTCGGGTGAACTCGAGTTCCGTGCCTTCGAAAAGGACGGGGAGAAGCGGGAAGCGCGCCGCATCGTGGCTGAAACCATCGGTCCTGACCTCCGCTTCGGCACCGCCGCGTACCAGCGTTCTCCACGAGCGGCGACTGCTCCCGAAGCTGAAGCGGGTGCGGGTCTGCAGGCGGCTCCTGAAGCGGCCCAACCTGCCTACAGCATTGCTACGAAGGGACCGGTTGAGTGGGCCCCTTTAGGCGGGCCGGCGCGGAACGAGATTAGCCTCTGA
- the mobF gene encoding MobF family relaxase: MTMSIARLSAQSGLRYLFKTTMMDDLSTSPRDATTYYMKAGTPEGRWIGSGLQGINRTAAEPISESDARAVFDLAVHPDTGGPLGRPHSQPTAVDKKTGQPTVRHAVVGFDLTFSVPKSVSVLWALSPRSTQDRILQTHHDAVEETLAWLEENVIHTRAGRNGVAHLGTRGAIAAAFDHWESRTGDPQLHTHLVIANRIQRITDGAWVTLDSRTLYKAAVAASEHYNGLLFDALHRHLGSDTDIRNPVTSTQNPSQQLTGIDEALVREFSNRSRRINLETDRLVAKWVTEHGHPPTAVTIIKLRQQATLDTRIPKADLPTPLHELSGHWRERAVAKGFHPGDVLAATINRSWDSPFSFTDFTSDWIDSVASLARERVSGKRSTWNRWNLLAEAERVCAQIRCRSASDRNALMDAVATAAEHQSVALNEYRYAAPPDAAPDLHNRHGSVFDFHGSRLYTDTSTLVCEDAIMAARNDDGGPVVRADVIMDSLDRARRPAKPELHSDQRAAVATVLLSGNRLDAIVGPAGAGKTTTLGAVKAIWEAEHGGGSVIGLAPAAASADVLGRELAMATENVAKWLHESEGHAATSRAERFFDVQTRLAKSHAGDRRSMAFAQEAARLAATQQRWCFHPDQLVIIDEASMVSTFQLAALVQQAHEAHAKILLVGDPGQLDAIDAGGVLGWLDRQEKTTRLSSIWRFHEKWEGASSLKLRRGDYSAILDYEKHRRISHGTYLDMVDQAYLAWQADMRAGKSSILIAADNDTVGMLNERAQADLVAKGEVDPERNVLLNDGLHAGSGDTIIARGNDRRLIDSNGDFVRNGTLFDVESVCKRDGSLQAVRRQTGARIILPRTYLESCVELGYATTAHRTQGVTVDTGHTVVRQGRLTRELLYVSMTRGRSGNFAYVSEGDDSEHHAIDPTLQPSWRSILGEVLAAEGAERTAHEVRDAERKKADSLERLYAEYDYLAQIAAAQGLKQCLNKHDGGPSLELEQSPSWGAAVAAWRKAAAVSLQGAERVLEETLRNATGAHDPSALLSMCLRRFIKGVPTATADPLVEELTTSRPDLAEMVDQVRQRIRQRTDAVSMSALTEDPDWKRALTASLGSGASGQLIRDVALFRDRWGISDSPLPLGPTPAEHEWVQQGQRERLQVAMDDARQRPTAAELATGAANLATSQKVALTSAGWQL, translated from the coding sequence ATGACGATGTCCATCGCACGGCTCTCGGCACAATCCGGCCTACGCTACCTGTTCAAGACGACGATGATGGATGACCTCTCCACTTCTCCCCGGGACGCCACCACCTACTACATGAAGGCCGGCACTCCGGAAGGCCGATGGATTGGCAGCGGACTGCAAGGAATCAACAGAACGGCCGCTGAGCCCATCTCCGAATCTGACGCGCGGGCAGTCTTCGACCTAGCGGTTCATCCCGACACAGGCGGCCCGCTGGGCCGCCCGCACAGCCAGCCCACCGCCGTCGACAAAAAGACCGGCCAACCCACCGTGAGGCACGCCGTCGTGGGCTTTGACCTGACCTTCAGCGTTCCAAAATCGGTGTCCGTCCTGTGGGCACTCAGCCCCCGCAGCACCCAGGACCGCATCCTCCAAACCCACCACGACGCCGTCGAAGAGACCCTTGCGTGGCTCGAAGAGAACGTCATCCACACGCGTGCAGGACGGAACGGCGTCGCCCACCTCGGCACAAGGGGTGCCATCGCCGCTGCTTTCGACCACTGGGAATCACGGACCGGCGACCCTCAGCTCCACACGCACTTGGTGATAGCCAACCGCATCCAGCGCATCACCGATGGAGCTTGGGTCACCCTCGACTCCCGCACCCTGTACAAGGCCGCCGTCGCCGCCAGCGAACACTACAACGGACTCCTATTTGACGCCCTCCATCGGCACCTCGGAAGCGACACAGATATCCGTAACCCTGTCACCAGCACCCAGAATCCCAGCCAGCAGCTCACCGGCATAGACGAAGCACTCGTCCGCGAATTTTCGAACCGGTCACGTCGCATCAATCTGGAAACGGACCGCCTCGTGGCGAAATGGGTCACGGAACACGGTCATCCTCCCACCGCAGTAACGATAATCAAGCTTCGTCAGCAAGCCACTCTGGATACCCGTATCCCAAAGGCCGACCTACCCACACCTCTTCATGAACTCTCGGGGCATTGGCGGGAACGTGCGGTCGCCAAAGGTTTCCACCCGGGCGACGTCCTAGCCGCCACAATTAACCGCTCTTGGGACTCCCCCTTTTCGTTCACGGACTTCACCTCCGATTGGATCGACAGTGTCGCCTCCCTTGCCCGTGAACGTGTCAGTGGCAAACGCTCAACCTGGAACCGCTGGAACCTCCTCGCCGAAGCGGAGAGGGTCTGCGCACAGATCCGTTGCCGCTCCGCTTCCGACCGGAATGCACTAATGGATGCCGTCGCCACAGCCGCCGAACACCAGTCCGTAGCGCTCAACGAGTACCGCTACGCCGCCCCACCAGACGCTGCGCCCGACCTCCACAACAGGCATGGCAGCGTCTTCGACTTCCACGGATCGCGCCTCTACACAGATACCTCAACGCTCGTCTGCGAGGACGCCATCATGGCGGCAAGAAACGACGACGGCGGCCCGGTCGTGCGCGCGGATGTCATCATGGATTCGCTTGACCGGGCCCGACGGCCCGCGAAGCCGGAACTGCACTCCGATCAGCGCGCCGCCGTCGCCACGGTCCTCCTTAGCGGCAACCGCCTCGACGCGATCGTGGGCCCAGCAGGCGCGGGAAAGACAACGACCCTAGGCGCGGTGAAGGCGATATGGGAAGCGGAACACGGCGGCGGTAGCGTGATCGGGCTTGCCCCGGCGGCGGCAAGTGCGGACGTACTGGGCCGCGAACTCGCTATGGCCACAGAAAACGTCGCCAAGTGGCTGCACGAGTCGGAGGGCCATGCGGCAACTTCCAGGGCAGAGCGCTTCTTCGACGTCCAGACCCGTCTGGCAAAGTCTCATGCCGGCGACCGCAGGAGCATGGCATTCGCGCAGGAAGCTGCACGGCTCGCTGCAACCCAGCAGCGATGGTGCTTCCACCCGGACCAGCTCGTCATCATCGACGAAGCTTCCATGGTTTCCACGTTCCAGCTCGCCGCCCTCGTCCAGCAGGCACACGAGGCCCACGCGAAGATCCTCCTGGTGGGTGACCCAGGCCAGCTGGACGCGATCGACGCCGGCGGCGTCCTCGGTTGGCTGGACCGGCAAGAAAAGACCACCCGGCTCAGCAGCATCTGGAGATTCCACGAAAAGTGGGAGGGCGCATCATCCCTCAAGCTCCGGAGGGGAGACTACTCAGCGATCCTGGACTATGAAAAGCATCGACGGATAAGTCACGGCACCTACTTGGACATGGTCGACCAGGCGTACCTGGCGTGGCAGGCCGATATGCGGGCCGGCAAGTCATCCATCCTTATCGCGGCCGACAATGACACCGTCGGCATGCTCAACGAACGCGCCCAAGCCGACCTCGTCGCCAAGGGCGAGGTGGATCCCGAACGGAACGTTCTGCTCAACGATGGCCTACACGCCGGTTCTGGCGACACCATCATCGCCCGCGGAAACGACCGCAGGCTCATCGACAGCAACGGTGACTTCGTCCGGAATGGAACACTGTTCGACGTCGAAAGTGTCTGTAAGCGGGACGGCTCACTTCAAGCGGTTCGGCGGCAAACAGGAGCGAGGATCATACTCCCCCGGACCTACCTCGAGTCGTGCGTTGAGCTGGGCTATGCAACCACCGCACACCGCACCCAGGGCGTCACCGTGGACACCGGTCACACTGTGGTTAGACAGGGCCGCCTCACCCGCGAGCTCCTCTACGTCAGCATGACCCGAGGCCGGTCCGGCAACTTTGCCTACGTCAGCGAAGGTGATGACTCCGAGCACCACGCCATTGATCCCACCCTGCAGCCGTCGTGGCGAAGCATCTTAGGCGAGGTACTCGCTGCGGAAGGTGCTGAGCGGACCGCCCATGAAGTACGCGACGCGGAACGGAAAAAGGCAGACAGCCTCGAGCGCCTCTACGCCGAGTATGACTATTTGGCGCAAATAGCAGCTGCCCAAGGTCTCAAGCAATGCTTGAACAAGCACGACGGCGGCCCATCACTCGAACTCGAACAGTCACCTTCGTGGGGCGCGGCCGTTGCGGCGTGGCGGAAGGCGGCCGCCGTCAGCCTTCAGGGAGCCGAACGTGTGTTGGAGGAGACTCTCCGAAACGCCACAGGTGCGCACGATCCCTCGGCTCTGCTCAGCATGTGTTTGCGCCGGTTCATTAAAGGGGTGCCGACGGCGACGGCGGACCCTTTGGTCGAGGAGCTTACTACCTCTCGTCCTGACTTAGCGGAGATGGTGGATCAGGTCCGCCAACGGATCCGGCAGAGGACCGACGCCGTAAGCATGTCTGCCCTGACAGAGGATCCCGACTGGAAACGCGCGCTGACCGCCTCCCTTGGCAGCGGCGCGTCAGGCCAACTGATTCGTGACGTAGCCCTCTTCAGGGACAGGTGGGGAATCTCGGACTCTCCCCTGCCGCTGGGTCCGACTCCAGCCGAGCACGAGTGGGTTCAGCAGGGGCAACGGGAAAGACTGCAAGTAGCAATGGACGACGCTCGTCAGCGCCCAACGGCAGCTGAGCTAGCGACGGGGGCCGCGAATTTGGCCACTTCCCAGAAGGTCGCCCTTACAAGTGCTGGTTGGCAGCTCTAA
- a CDS encoding C40 family peptidase, whose translation MQWIYRQACIELPRVEQWRVGSRTNHSQPGDLVVQNPPRAGQLGAM comes from the coding sequence GTGCAGTGGATTTATCGCCAAGCCTGCATAGAGCTGCCACGCGTGGAGCAATGGCGGGTTGGTAGCCGAACCAACCACTCGCAGCCGGGCGACTTGGTGGTTCAGAACCCCCCAAGGGCCGGACAACTGGGGGCCATGTAA